A genomic window from Streptomyces broussonetiae includes:
- a CDS encoding CBS domain-containing protein codes for MTQHPPRTQQAGSADCIALTARDAMHAPGPQVDDQMTVDVALSVLIGARVPHLLLQDEDGRCAGLVTRAQLAGHRGGSWYSDRTRLRDIPLDRGPFTSSVAALGEAQAAMRVRTLDVSPVIDEHGYALGILALMS; via the coding sequence TTGACGCAACATCCGCCCCGAACGCAGCAGGCCGGCAGCGCCGACTGCATCGCTCTGACCGCCCGCGACGCCATGCACGCTCCCGGGCCCCAGGTCGACGACCAGATGACGGTCGACGTCGCCCTGTCCGTGCTCATCGGTGCCCGTGTCCCGCACCTGCTCCTCCAGGACGAGGACGGACGGTGCGCGGGACTGGTCACCCGGGCCCAGCTCGCCGGGCACCGCGGCGGCTCGTGGTACAGCGACCGGACCCGGCTGCGGGACATCCCGCTCGACCGCGGACCGTTCACCTCGTCCGTCGCCGCACTCGGAGAGGCGCAGGCCGCCATGCGGGTCCGGACCCTGGACGTGTCCCCCGTGATCGACGAACACGGCTACGCCCTGGGCATCCTCGCCCTCATGTCCTGA
- a CDS encoding DEAD/DEAH box helicase, with product MDRTRSASSGRSSRFRAQEGHRRHSGPGPRHKSGQRARPGARRQEFALPVTLTEPLPPVETFAELDLPARLLAALGTEGVAVPFPIQAATLPNALAGRDVLGRGRTGSGKTLAFGLPVLARLDGQRAQPGQPLALVLVPTRELAQQVTDALTPYARALRLRLTTVVGGMPIGRQASALRGGAEVVVATPGRLKDLIERGACRLDQVAVTVLDEADQMADMGFMPQVTALLDQVPARGQRLLFSATLDRNIDLLVRRYLHDPVVHSVDPSAGAVTTMEHHLLHVRDADKDTAATEIAARDGRVIMFLDTKHAVDRFAQHLLSVGVRASALHGGKSQPQRNRTLAQFKDGHVTALVATNVAARGIHVDHLDLVVNVDPPGDHKDYLHRGGRTARAGESGTVVTLVLPHQRRAVDRLMADAGITASTALIRPGEAELQRITGARTPSGVPVTLTAPVGGRSEGRREGKGSAGRNRRGRAAARARRSAPRNTP from the coding sequence GCCGCTTTCGGGCGCAGGAAGGGCACCGTCGACATTCCGGTCCGGGCCCCCGGCACAAGAGCGGTCAACGAGCACGCCCCGGCGCACGCCGACAGGAGTTCGCCCTGCCGGTCACCCTCACCGAGCCGCTGCCCCCGGTCGAGACGTTCGCCGAACTGGACCTGCCCGCACGGCTGCTGGCCGCGCTCGGCACCGAGGGCGTGGCCGTTCCCTTCCCGATCCAGGCCGCCACCCTGCCGAACGCGCTGGCGGGTCGGGACGTCCTGGGCCGGGGGCGTACGGGCTCGGGCAAGACGCTCGCCTTCGGCCTGCCGGTACTGGCCCGCCTCGACGGGCAGCGGGCCCAGCCCGGACAACCGCTCGCCCTGGTCCTCGTCCCCACCCGGGAACTGGCCCAGCAGGTCACCGACGCGCTCACCCCGTACGCCCGCGCGCTGCGCCTGCGGCTCACCACCGTGGTGGGCGGCATGCCGATCGGCCGGCAGGCGAGTGCGCTGCGCGGCGGTGCAGAAGTCGTCGTCGCCACGCCCGGCCGCCTCAAGGACCTCATCGAGCGAGGAGCCTGTCGGCTCGACCAGGTCGCCGTCACCGTCCTGGACGAGGCCGACCAGATGGCCGACATGGGCTTCATGCCGCAGGTGACCGCACTCCTCGACCAAGTCCCGGCCCGCGGCCAGCGGTTGCTGTTCTCGGCCACTCTGGACCGCAACATCGACCTCCTGGTGCGCCGCTACCTCCACGATCCCGTGGTGCACTCGGTCGACCCGTCCGCGGGAGCCGTCACCACCATGGAGCACCATCTGCTGCACGTGCGCGACGCCGACAAGGACACCGCCGCGACCGAGATCGCCGCCCGCGACGGACGCGTGATCATGTTCCTGGACACCAAGCACGCGGTCGACCGGTTCGCCCAGCACCTGCTGTCCGTCGGGGTACGTGCCTCGGCCCTGCACGGCGGCAAGTCCCAGCCGCAGCGCAACCGGACACTCGCCCAGTTCAAGGACGGCCACGTCACGGCCCTGGTGGCCACCAACGTCGCGGCCCGCGGCATACACGTCGACCACCTCGACCTCGTCGTGAACGTCGACCCTCCCGGCGACCACAAGGACTACCTCCACCGCGGCGGCCGTACCGCCCGGGCCGGCGAGTCCGGCACCGTCGTCACCCTCGTCCTGCCGCACCAGCGCCGCGCCGTGGACCGTCTGATGGCCGACGCCGGCATCACTGCGAGCACCGCCCTGATCCGCCCCGGCGAGGCCGAACTACAGCGCATCACCGGCGCCCGTACCCCCTCCGGCGTTCCCGTCACCCTCACCGCGCCGGTCGGCGGACGAAGCGAGGGCAGACGCGAGGGCAAGGGATCCGCCGGCCGCAACCGCAGGGGCCGGGCCGCCGCCCGCGCCCGTCGCTCCGCCCCGAGGAACACCCCGTAG